Below is a genomic region from Methanofollis sp. UBA420.
GTGCTGGTACTCCATTCCTGCCTCTCGGGTTGGGTCTCCTCCGACTTATCCCTGTGGATTTTAAAAGACCCTCTCCCCTCTTGCTGCCAGGTTATATCCCTCTCATTTCGGATATTTTTATCATATTGATAGCGCGCCGGGGCTCTGCGACGCTTTTTATCTCATCCTTGAATTATTTTCAGTATTTCATCTTTTTCATCTTCCAATGGTGTGATGAACCATCTTAAACCATCCGAATGTTAAATGATTGCATCAATACCTTTAATAGTCGTATCGGTCACCCCTCCTTTGTATGAGATCAAAGATGCTGATTGTAACGGCACTGCTCTGCGCCTTGCTACTGGTGCCGGCAGGTGCTGCGGCAAACCTTGCTGAGGATAGGAACTATCTCGTGACCACGGGATACGACGAATTTATCGATGCGCTCGATTCTGTCTCCATACAGTCCCAGACATATAACATCAGCCAGAATGGAATCGAATGGTTTTACGCCGATGTACCGCTGGGAACAAAGAAGATAGCGCTAAAACTGGACTGGGGAGACACGTCTGATGTTCTTGCTCTGACCGTCTACGATCCTCTTTCCCCTATCGGGACATATTATGACAGCGACGACGGCATAACAGATGGGTGCACCTGTATTTCCTTCTCCAACTCCTTTGGAATAGCGCCTGGTAGATGGTACTATAGAGTCTTTGGAGAGGATGTCGAAGGAACCGAGGACTTCACCATGCAGCACAAACTCTCATGAACTGCAGGGGTCTGGAGCGTGTGTCCAGCCTGAGGGTAACTCTCGTCTCCTTTTTTATACTTCTGGTTCTCATTGGCCCGGGATCTGCCGACCGCTATCTTCTCGATCCGGCATATGTCTCCGATGAGGATCCGGCGTGGGATGATTCCAGTTACGCATCTATCCCCGGGCTCCCGGTGGCCCATGCATTCTCCGATTTTCTTCTCCTTATCTGCTTTATCCCTCTTCTGGTGGCACCCTCTACCCTCCATATTGTACTTATCTACATTGCAGTCCTTGGCGTCAGATACCGGCAGGGCAAGAACCTGCTCAGCCACCCGATCCGTTCAGAGATCATCGCGTGCATCCGGACGAACCCGGGCATCCCCTTCTCTGAAATCGTGAAGGAGATCGAGAGCAACGCCGGGACAGTTCAGTATCACCTCTGGGTGCTGAGGAAAGAGGGCTTTCTTGTATCCTCGCGAGTTGAGGGGCAGAGCGGATACTTCCTCCCCAGTCAGGGGTATTGTACGATAGAGCAGCAGGTGCTGATATGTCTTCGGAACCGGACCGAACGAAAGATTCTCTGTCTCCTCATTCAGCGTCCGGGTATCAACCAGAGTCGGATTGCAGAAACACTCGACCTCTCACGATCCGCAGTTGCCTGGCATATGAAACGGATGGGTTCTGTCGTCTCTTCATGGCGGGACGGACGATCGATGTGTTATGCTCTCGAACCCAAGGCTGCTGCGGTGCTCAGGGAGGAGCGTGCCGCCGCTTCCGGTGCTCCTGAGATCGCTCAGGCATCTGGAGATGAACACAGTATTGCCTGAAGGGAGATCTTCTCCCTCATCCTGGAGATGAATTCCTCTCTTCGTCCCGACCTCATGCACCTCCCCTGATCCCGGTCACGGTCGAGACCACCCTCCCTTCCTCTTCATCGACCAGGAAATCGACGACCGCCGTCTCGTTCGCGATCCTGAGTGCCGGGGCGCACCCGTCCCCTGACGAGGGGAAGGGCGTCGGGTGACAGGAGAGGAGCACCCCCTTGACAGTGCCGCCGTCGAGGTACATCGCCCGTGCCGCCTCGTCCCTCAGGGCGGTCCTGGCAACGTACGAGGCGTTCGTCGTCATCCAGTCAGTGCCACCGGGGGAGATGACCGGGACGTGTGCATAGTCGAAGTCGGGAAGATCGGCGGATGTCGCCGGCCGCAGTGTGGGCATTTCCATAGGGAGCGGTGTCATTGCAGGAGGTGTTGTGTCCGCCGGCGTCATGCAGCCGGTGGCACAGGCCACGATGCCGATGACCAGAAGGAGAAACCACAGGCCACTGGTGTCCATGGAGCACACTCTCTTCCTGAATTATATATCCCTTCTGTGCGGATCGTCTCTCTGTCGGGGATTTTTCCGGCCCGCAGGCGCACGATCTCCCTGATGCCGAAGACCAGCACCGCCGCGGGGATGACAGTCAGGAGGAGGACGAGGACCAGCCATGACCAGAAATCAAGATGAGCGGGGTCGGCGAGCCACTGGAAGAAGAAGGTCAGGGTGATGGAGATGACCGGAGTGATGAAGGCGATGAGAATGAGGCAGACGACAAACCAGGCATACTCCGGGCGTGAGATGCCGTCCCCTCTCCCCTTCAGGGAGGGGAAGAAGAACCAGAGGCCGAAAACGAGCACGGCGACGGTAAAGAGGAGGACGGCGGCGGTGAAGGGGTGCATGAACCGCCGTACGATATTTCGGTATATGTGACTTTTGAAACGTCCGTCTCCCCGACGGGGGACGGAAAGACGATCGGCTCAGAAAGTTTAAGGGCCGTCTCCCCGATTAACCTGCACGGGTACGATCGTCCCCGGCCCGGTATCATGGAAAGAATAAGCCGTATCGCCCTCCTGCTCCTCCTCGTCCTCTTCGTCGCCGGAAACCCCGCGGCGGCGAAGATCGTCGTCGAGCCGGAGCCAGCGGAAGTTCCCGCCGATGCGATCAATGTGGACGACGAAGTGCTCGTGCCCTGGTGGGCGGTCCCGCCCATGCAACTGCTCACGGTCTTAACTCTCGTCCACAGCCCCGAATGGGCCCACCCCATCATAAAGATCCTCTTCTCCCTCAGCGGCGCCATCGTCATCGCCGCCAGGGACCGAAGGCGCCACCCCCTCGACAACGAGAAGAGAAAGGCGATCTATACATGCATCAGGGAGAGTCCGGGCATCTCGTTTGCGGAGATCGTGCAGGCGACAGGGATCAGCCGCGGCACGACACAGTACCACCTCGTCCGTCTCAGGGCGGCGCGCCTGGTCAGAGCCGTCCGCAGGGACAGCCTGACCGGCTATTTTGAGAGCAAAAACGCCTGCGGAACGATGGAGCAGACCATTCTCCTCCACCTCAGGAGCCCGACAGAAGAGCAGATCCTGGCCCTCCTGCTGGAGACACCCGACCTCTCCCAGTCGGAGATCGCAGAGGCCGTCGGCGTCGCCGGGCCCACAGTCGCCTGGCACATGAAGCGCCTCATCGCCGACGGGATCGCCGCGTCTGAGAGGGACGGCAGGGCGACCAGGTACCGCCTCACGAGCGTGGCCGCCAGGGCCCTCAGGGATGCGACCCTCGGGGAAGACGGGACAGGGCGGGACGAGGAGTCGGCCGTAGCCTGACGACTGCGCCATCTCACGACTGCGCCATCTCACGACTGCGCCATCTCACGACTGCGCCAACGGTCACAGCCATCGTCGCCGGGATAGGCCGAGGCACACGATTGCTGTCTTTCTCATGGGCACTCATCTTCTTCACTGTCGGGAGACGCCCCTCAGACCCAGGTGACCTGCCAGATTGTCGGCCAGACAACCGTGAAGCCGGGGAGCATGGCGATGACGGCCGGAAGGACGAGGGGGATGCCGCAGGCGAGGAGTAGGACGGCAACCGCCCGTGGCGCCGGGATGCGGTGCATCTCCCGCAGGCCCACGAAGAGGATGACGAGAGACCAGAGGAAACCGAGCAGGGCAACACCGGGCATCCAGCCAAGAAGGGCCGCGGGGGTCAGGGCAACAAGGACCAGACGGAAGGTGCTCCCCATCCCCTCCCGGCCACCGGCGGCGTATATCCAGATATAGAACCAGAGAGCGCCGACCGGCACCAGCAGGAGGGATGCAACCACCACCGCCACCTGAAGACCCTGCGTGCGGCCGGTCGTCCAGAGAAGAAGGGTCAGGACGAGATTGATACTGATGAGCCCGAGGCCGTAGCCGAGAATTGTTCTATCTGTCTCCTCCCGCACATCCCTGAAGGTCCGGGCCGGGCGGAGGAGCGCCCCGCTCATCAGGGGGAGATACTTTTCCGGGTGCATGCTATTATCTACTTCCATGTCGACACCTCGAATGCCTCCGGGTGGGGGATGATATCGCGTTTCAGCCCAAAAAAGCGCCAGGTCAGGCATCCATGGCGTAAAATACGACACAGGGTTATAAAAGTGTTTTGTGCGAATCGTCTTCGCATCAGTCGCCTGGAAGGGCACCGATGGACCCATCAGGTCACCGGAGGTCCATGCGCATGAACTTCCCGTACGCAAGGGCGAAAAAGACCGACGCAAAGACGACCAGAGCCGCAATACCCCCCCAGATCCGGCCTGCCGCATCTTCTGGCGGCATATCAGAGGGATAGATAACCGTCGAGGTCACGGCACAACAACTTGCCACTGGGGAGAAAAAATTGACCGAATCTGTCACAAATCTTTTTTTTGCCTGATATGTTTCCATCTCCTGATCATACCGATCGCACTCCTCCTCGTACGCCTCCAGCGCCGCCGGGTCGGATGAGATGTAGATCACCCCGTCCGCGTCCCTCCCGTCAATCGGCATCTCCGGCATCTGTGGCATCTCCCCTGCAACCGCGTCTCCGAGAGACGTCCCGAAGAGGGGCAGCACGTACGAGAGGGCAAGGAAGAGGGCCAGACCATAGACCACCGCATGCCCGCTCTCTTTCACGACGACCGAGAGGAAGAGGGCAAGGGTGAAGACCGCAAGCAGGAAGAGGAAGTATACGATCCCGATGACCCCGATGGAGACGAACTCGCCCGGCGTCGGCACGATCGAGAGGAGGAGGAGGACGGCGAGGGTGACGGCGAATGCCAGCGCCAGTGCGACCCCGAGGGCGGCACTCCCGCCGAGGGCCTTGCCGTTGATCACCTCGTCCCGGTACACCGGGTGGGAGAGGAGCATCTGAAGTGTTCTGGTCTCCTTCTCCTTCGAGACAAGGTCGAACCCGATTGCAATCGCAAGGATGCCCCCGAAAACGACCAGGGAATTGAGTAGAGCAGAGAGAATGAACAGGACCGACGGTCTCTCCGGCATCACGCCCGCAGGCCCGGCGGCATCCTCTGCAAGCTGTACCTGTTCGTTATATGACTCAAGGTTCTGGTTGTACCGATCGATCCCCTGCTGCATGCCGGCAAGGGCGAACATCAGGAAAAACGCAAGGATCACCAGGAACTTCCTGCCGGTGAGGTGGTCGGCGAACTCTTTCCTGGCCACGATAAAGACTCGTTCTGCTACCATATGACATCTCCATTATACTCCCCGACCTCTGCCGTCGCAGAGATATCCCCATGACGACGAGAAGCAGGATCGCGGCGACCTGAGAGGGTGGAGAGAGGGTACTGACATTCGAGATGTCCCTACCCTACCTGAAGATGAGGTCCCCGCGTGACGAAGCGCTATCCGCGCCCTCGCTGCACTCGATGTCCCAGTGGTACTCACCCGGATCGGCGGGCGTGATGTTCACCGACAGCGTTCCTTTCCTGTTGCTATTGAGGAGCGGGATGTCGGGCACGGACTGCTCGACCACCGTACCGTCCGGCCCTTTCAGCCGGAATGTCGCCGTCTGCCCGATTACGTCGTTGGAGTCCCTGTATTCGTAGTGCACCACAACCTGGTAGGTCGCCGCGGGTGGAGAGGGGCGGAAGAATGTGCCCGCCAAGGCAGTGCAGTGAAGACCTCCGTTCTCGTCGATCAGGAGAGAGCCGCCGTCGATAACCTCGACCACCGGCCCCTCCTCCGCACTGACCGGCATTGCCGCCATGCAGACGAGGAGGAGGCCGACAAGGGCAGCACCAGCCGGCCCGATTACTTTTTTCCATTCCATGATTTTTTCACCTCATTCATGCACATTCCCGGAAGGGACGCGATCCAGAACTGCCGTCCCCGACGCACAGCAATTTTCATGTGAAGAGGGGAGTCGAGAAATTCAGCCTGCTCTCATAGATGGTCGACGTGAGCAAAAACCGGCCTTCTCCGGACCCATGCGGGGAGCAGGAGACGCTCAGCGCCCCGGAAGAGACACTCCGCGACTCCCGGGTAGTGCTGTCCGGCACCCCTGCGGGATCCCAGACCGTCAGGGTGAAGACGGCCGTCTTCGCACCACCGAATGTGTTCCCCCGGCTACTCTTCCATACGGCGGTGAAGGTGCTCGTTCCCGTCCCCGTCTCGATTGAAGAGAAAGAACTCGAAAAAACTGCATTTTTCTTGAAGTCGGCAGAAGCCACACCGAGGTGGAAGGTGCCATGGGAGTCGTTGTCATGAAAGACGACCCTGCCGCCGGAATCGGTGGTATTCACGATGACATCCTCCCGGGCGTACGAGGTCACGTATGCCAGGGCACCGGCAAGGACGAGGACCAGGACAATGCTGCACAGTATTTTGCCATTCACACAGATCACCCTTCAGACATAGTCGAGATCGGTGTAGTCAAGGGCCGATGCCGTCTCCCTATCGAAGAGGTCGTGCGTCTCGCACCACAGTTCATACTGGGCATCGCCGCTGCCCTGCGAATTGAAAGTCACGCTGATTTCACCGCTGACCGCGGAGTCAACCTTTTTTTCGGTCGTGTGCGCCACGCCGTTCGCGTCATAGACTGTCAGACGGAAAATTGCTCCCTGCCCGTCATATTTCCTGTCGTTGGCATGAGTGTACGTCGCCGTGAAGGTGTTCTGTCCTGCCAGAGCGGTGAGAGGCCCCACACCAGACACGCCTGCCGTATCGCCGTCGCCGCCCGTGGACATATTCCCCACAGGTATTGCGGGCAGGACCGCGATCCCGTCCGGTCCTCCGGGCACGGCGCCCGCCGACATACTCGTGGTCGCAAGCAGCAGTGCCGCCAGCACAAAGCCTAATTCTGTCTTCATCTTCACACCTCTTTCTGAATCTCCCCGGAAGGCCGCGGATTGCAGCGACCATCCGCGGTGACACCCGAAACCATTCAGGGGCATACGAGGAACCGGGCCTTGCATGCAGAACGAATATGCCCGACCTCCCGCGGGACGCCTGTTCGGGCATCCACGACCAATTGTATATTTAATACAATATATGTCGATTATGATCAATTAGTCTTCGCGTCGGAAAAAAGAAAATGGCCCGATCCCCATCGGGCGCACGCTCCCACCGGAACCGATCTCCTCACCCCGGAGTCGCGGAGGCCCTCAGGAGTGCGAGCGGGAATGGGGATCGGAGGGCAGTGCGGGAGTCCGGGTCTGTACCCGGATGACGGAAAAACTCACTCTTCAGGCACGCAGAGATTCGCGATCATCGCAAAGAGCATCAGGGACAACTCCTCAGGCCGCATCGAGAGGATCTCCTCAGGGAGTTCTCGGACCGCCCTCTCCACGTTCTCCGTGCCGAGAGCGGCACGCCCCCCGCGGAGACCGTTCCGCACCGTCTTCCTCCGGTGGGAGAAGAGTTCCCGCACCACGTCGGCATACACCCCGCGGTCGGCAATATAGTATGGCGGTTCGTGCGGCGTGAGGCGGACCACCGTCGAGGCGACCTGCGGCGGCGGGGAGAAAGCCCCGGGCTTGAGGTTGAAGCAGAGTTCCACGTCGGCGTACGTCTGGACCATCACCGAGAGACGCCCGCACTCCGGCGTCCCGACCCGCGCCGCCATCCTCTCGGCAAACTCGCGCTGGTACATCAGCACCGCACTCTCAAAGCCCACGTCAAGGAGGCGGAAGGTGATCGGGGACGACGCAGAATAGGGAAGATTCGCAACGACAATATCGAAGGACGGATACGGGATCTTCACGGCGTCGCCATGGACCAGTTCAAACCGACCAGACGCCATCTCCACGGCAAAACGGGAGGACAAATCCTCGACCAGAGCGCCGTCGAGTTCGATTGCGACGACATTCGCCCCGGCCGAAAGAAGTTCGGCGGTCAGCACCCCCTCGCCGGGCCCGATCTCGAGCACCCGCCGTCCGGAAACAGGAGCGAGGGCGACGATCCGCCTGACTGCCCGCGGGTCGGTGAGGAAATGCTGGTCGTGCCGTGCCTTCATTTTGCCGTAAAGAGACGGTACTTCACCTCAGGATCCTCGAGCTCCTCGAGCACCCGTCCGACGATCAGCTTCACCGGGCCTGGCAGGGACTTGATCCGGAGAGAGATATCTTCGAAGCTCTCAAAGGGCTTCTTCTCCCTTTCCTGAATAAGTTCCCACATCAGTTTCTTTCCGACGCCCGGCAACAGGTGGAACATGTGGAGCTTCGGCGTGATCGGGACGGCCGTATTGAAGAACGTAACGAAGCGTGCCTCGTTCGCCTTCACGATCGTCTCGATAGCAAAGGGGAGTTCGAGCCGGGCCATGTTCGTCAGATCGGATAACCCGATCCGGCGTTTCACCCGCTCGACCTTGTCCCGCGCCTCGTCCCCGATATAGACCGTATCATGGATCTGGATATCGGCGCCCTTCTTCGGGATCAGTTCAAGGAGCTTGAACTGGTCGGTCCCGACCGCCTGCACGATAGGATCGCGCTTGAAGACCGGTTTCGGGTCGTCAGCACGTCCCTGAAGAAGTACATCCACAACTACTGCGTAGATCTCCTTTTTCTCAGCCTTCATAGAAACCCCTCAGAGGTGGGTGATCACCATCTCCAGAATAGCATCGAGTTCCTCGCCGGTGAGCGTGTACCGCTCTTTGGCGTAGATCGCCCTCAACTCGTCCCTTGACTGGGGCATGATGTTGGCGATCCGGTAGGCGATGTCGGGTTTCATCTTTTCAAGGGCGAGAAGGGAGTCCACCAGGGCACGGGACTGTTCCGCTGTCGTCTTGGAAAGGTGATTGGCATGCTCAATGCTCTGGCGGAGTTCATAGGACATCTCCTGCCCTGCCTCACGGCGCTTTGCGTCAACCCGAGAGAGTTGATCCCTCATATCAGGGAGGGTGACCCGCTCTTCGCTGATAACTCCTTTAACCTTCATGCCAATCACTCGTGCAGATTTATTGCCTCTGAGGCTTTAGATGTTGTGGTCTCGAAATTACAATCTTCGTTGCATTTCCGTCCGGGATCTCGACAAGCCATGCACGGCCGCGCTGGCCGATAACGGTGCCGGTCTTCCCGTGGAACCTGCGGTGGGGCATTCCTTTCTGGATGCTCGGTTCACAGACAATGTGGACCTTCTGCCCCATCTCGAACTTCTGGATCACTGCCGTGAGAGGGACCAGACCGCGGCGTCTGAGATCCTTCTTAAACTTATACCGTGTCTTCTTCCTTGGACCGTTATGATGTGCCATTGCATTCACCACTCCCTGGTTCTTCCACCAGCACTACATCGAGGCTGGTTACATGAGCGTCTTTGCCCAGGATCCCGGCAAGACTGGGATTCGTCCGCCCGCTGTCGCCCGAGACCAGTTCCTTGATATACAGTCCGGCCTCGCCGACGACCTCGATGACAAACCTGCCATCCTGCATCCCGGGCGACTGGATGTCGATCACCTGGCGATCCCGGATCAGATCGGCCCTCCGGTGTGCAACCCTTTGTGGGGTGCGCTGGTGGATCACTGCCCCGTTCAACAGGACAAGTGCGGATCTGAGTTCGTCTATGGAGATCTCTCCACCGACCTCAACGAGAATCCTGTATTTTTTATGCGCTTTGTTCGATTTAAGGGTTTCCACTTCGGAGTGAGAACTCCATCCGGTCAGTTTCACCCCAACGCGGTCTTCGGCATACCGGTTGATCTCAGCCTCGAGTTCGGCGAGATCCACATCTCTCTTCCGGGGGTTCATCATTTCCATCACGAAAGGACGACCGCTCCCGATCATCCGGGCATCGATGTCCTCCCGTCCGGCACCGTGGAGAACCGCGTTCTCGGCATCAAATGCCTCCATCGCGCTCTTCCCGATGAGTTCCTCGACCGAGTCGGCGTACATCTTCCCGGTGAAATTACACCTCTCGCACCCCTTGCCGCCGCAGACCCGGCAGTCCCAGTGCGTCTGCGGGATGCCCCGTTCGTACTTGAAGTACCGGCCCCGGAAATAGACCGGGTTGATCTCGATCTCCACCCTGTCCTCTGCAAGGTTCAGGATGGCGACGACGTCGGGGCGCTTGAAGTCGACGACCTTCCCGTTCAGGGCCGAGACCGCTTTGCCGACCTCACGGTTCGCCTCCGACTTCAGGGGTTCGGGGTCGGCGAGGGAGAGGTCGCTCCAGACCATCTCCTCGCTCTCGGCCATGAGGGGGGGCACACGCGTCCCTACAAGGAAGGTTGCATGCTCGATCCCCTCCACGGCCGCAACGACCCGTTCGGCCCAGAGGTCGACATGGTCGAAAAGCCTTCCGCAGACCCAGCACTCGTCAGGTTCTCCGGCAAAAGGCTCGTTCTTCACCAGGGCATATGCCGTCCGCAGGGCATGCCCCCGTTCATCATTAGACAGCCCGAACGAGCGTTTCCCGAAGAAACGCCCGAGGCAATGATCACAGATCGGGCCATACTCAAGGATCGCCCCGACCGTCTCGATCAGATCCATCCTCTCTCTCTCCTGTCCTGCTCGTTCTGCAGGACCACAATCGCCTGGTCGGCATGGAGGACGGCAGGGCCGAGGGAGTACGCCGGCAGCCCTGCTATCGCCTCCTGTTCTTCATCGGTAAAGTTCAGGTGGTCGGAGAGGAGGAAGGTGTCGGGAAGGGACGAAACCTTCCGCACGTCCTCTCCCCCCTCGTCGAGCACCGCGCACCCACAGCCGGCGAGCACCCCGGCAAGACCTCCCTTGCGCACCGAGACCCCGGGAGTTGACTCCCGGAAGACGGTGCCGCAGGGGAGGGCAAGGGCCTTCCTGATGAGGCCGGCAATGTTCCGCTCGTCGGGGCTGAGATTTCTCATGCCGTCGCCTGAAAAACAGATCGTCTTTGGCGCCTTCGGCGCCCCGAGGAGGACAAGCCAGCACTCTGCGTCTTTCCTCATCCCGTGGGAGAGGCAGAGAGACGCTGCCACGCACCGGCAGAGTTCGTCCATCCTGCCGGCGCCCGGCAGGTCGTTCAAAGAAAAGTCAGGGTCGGTGCACGCGAGATGACCGACCACCACAAAACGTCTCATCTACTGCATCTTCCCGAAGCGCTTCATCATGCGCTGCATGGAGAACTTGCTCCCCCGCATACCCTTCAACGCCTTCTGCATGGTCCGGTAATATTTCAGGAGTTCACGCACGTCATCGGGAGAGACGCCGGCGCCACGGGAGATCCTCTGGACATGCGACCCCGAGATGACCTGGGGATCTTCGAGTTCGACATTCGTCATCGAGTCCATGATCACCTTGTACCGGTCCATCTTGGTCGAGGTGATGTCATAGGCGTCGTCGGGGATCTGGAGGCCGCCGAGAGGGAGCATGGACATCACCTGCTTGAGGGGCCCCATCTTGTTCACCGCCTCAAGTTGCTTGTACATGTCCCTCAGGGTGAACTTGCCCCGCAGCATGGCGTTGACGTCCATCTCTTCGTCGGCCATCACTTCCTCGGCCTTCTCGGCCAGGGCCTTCAGGTCGCCCATGCCGAGGAGACGGGAGATGAATCCGTCAGGCTCGAAGCGTTCGAGGTCGTCGATCGTCTCGCCGGCGCCGATGAACACGATCCCGCTCTTCGTCTCCGAAACCGCGGAGAGGGCGCCGCCGCCTTTGGCGGTGCCGTCCATCTTCGTGATCAGCACGCCGTCGATCCCGATAGCCTCGTTGAAACGGCGCGCCTGTTCGGACGCCTGCTGACCGAGAGCAGCGTCGATGACAAGCCAGCGGTGTTCGGGCCGTGCGATCTCGTTGATATTGACGATCTCCTCGATCAGTTCGTCCTCAAGGGCGTGGCGCCCCTGGGTATCGATGATCACGACCTGCGCCCCGGCAAA
It encodes:
- a CDS encoding winged helix-turn-helix transcriptional regulator, producing MAPSTLHIVLIYIAVLGVRYRQGKNLLSHPIRSEIIACIRTNPGIPFSEIVKEIESNAGTVQYHLWVLRKEGFLVSSRVEGQSGYFLPSQGYCTIEQQVLICLRNRTERKILCLLIQRPGINQSRIAETLDLSRSAVAWHMKRMGSVVSSWRDGRSMCYALEPKAAAVLREERAAASGAPEIAQASGDEHSIA
- a CDS encoding winged helix-turn-helix transcriptional regulator, which encodes MERISRIALLLLLVLFVAGNPAAAKIVVEPEPAEVPADAINVDDEVLVPWWAVPPMQLLTVLTLVHSPEWAHPIIKILFSLSGAIVIAARDRRRHPLDNEKRKAIYTCIRESPGISFAEIVQATGISRGTTQYHLVRLRAARLVRAVRRDSLTGYFESKNACGTMEQTILLHLRSPTEEQILALLLETPDLSQSEIAEAVGVAGPTVAWHMKRLIADGIAASERDGRATRYRLTSVAARALRDATLGEDGTGRDEESAVA
- a CDS encoding YIP1 family protein — protein: MEVDNSMHPEKYLPLMSGALLRPARTFRDVREETDRTILGYGLGLISINLVLTLLLWTTGRTQGLQVAVVVASLLLVPVGALWFYIWIYAAGGREGMGSTFRLVLVALTPAALLGWMPGVALLGFLWSLVILFVGLREMHRIPAPRAVAVLLLACGIPLVLPAVIAMLPGFTVVWPTIWQVTWV
- a CDS encoding ABC transporter permease encodes the protein MVAERVFIVARKEFADHLTGRKFLVILAFFLMFALAGMQQGIDRYNQNLESYNEQVQLAEDAAGPAGVMPERPSVLFILSALLNSLVVFGGILAIAIGFDLVSKEKETRTLQMLLSHPVYRDEVINGKALGGSAALGVALALAFAVTLAVLLLLSIVPTPGEFVSIGVIGIVYFLFLLAVFTLALFLSVVVKESGHAVVYGLALFLALSYVLPLFGTSLGDAVAGEMPQMPEMPIDGRDADGVIYISSDPAALEAYEEECDRYDQEMETYQAKKRFVTDSVNFFSPVASCCAVTSTVIYPSDMPPEDAAGRIWGGIAALVVFASVFFALAYGKFMRMDLR
- the rsmA gene encoding 16S rRNA (adenine(1518)-N(6)/adenine(1519)-N(6))-dimethyltransferase RsmA, producing the protein MKARHDQHFLTDPRAVRRIVALAPVSGRRVLEIGPGEGVLTAELLSAGANVVAIELDGALVEDLSSRFAVEMASGRFELVHGDAVKIPYPSFDIVVANLPYSASSPITFRLLDVGFESAVLMYQREFAERMAARVGTPECGRLSVMVQTYADVELCFNLKPGAFSPPPQVASTVVRLTPHEPPYYIADRGVYADVVRELFSHRRKTVRNGLRGGRAALGTENVERAVRELPEEILSMRPEELSLMLFAMIANLCVPEE
- a CDS encoding DUF655 domain-containing protein, translating into MKAEKKEIYAVVVDVLLQGRADDPKPVFKRDPIVQAVGTDQFKLLELIPKKGADIQIHDTVYIGDEARDKVERVKRRIGLSDLTNMARLELPFAIETIVKANEARFVTFFNTAVPITPKLHMFHLLPGVGKKLMWELIQEREKKPFESFEDISLRIKSLPGPVKLIVGRVLEELEDPEVKYRLFTAK
- a CDS encoding RNA polymerase Rpb4 family protein, producing the protein MKVKGVISEERVTLPDMRDQLSRVDAKRREAGQEMSYELRQSIEHANHLSKTTAEQSRALVDSLLALEKMKPDIAYRIANIMPQSRDELRAIYAKERYTLTGEELDAILEMVITHL
- a CDS encoding 50S ribosomal protein L21e, with protein sequence MAHHNGPRKKTRYKFKKDLRRRGLVPLTAVIQKFEMGQKVHIVCEPSIQKGMPHRRFHGKTGTVIGQRGRAWLVEIPDGNATKIVISRPQHLKPQRQ
- a CDS encoding tRNA pseudouridine(54/55) synthase Pus10; the protein is MDLIETVGAILEYGPICDHCLGRFFGKRSFGLSNDERGHALRTAYALVKNEPFAGEPDECWVCGRLFDHVDLWAERVVAAVEGIEHATFLVGTRVPPLMAESEEMVWSDLSLADPEPLKSEANREVGKAVSALNGKVVDFKRPDVVAILNLAEDRVEIEINPVYFRGRYFKYERGIPQTHWDCRVCGGKGCERCNFTGKMYADSVEELIGKSAMEAFDAENAVLHGAGREDIDARMIGSGRPFVMEMMNPRKRDVDLAELEAEINRYAEDRVGVKLTGWSSHSEVETLKSNKAHKKYRILVEVGGEISIDELRSALVLLNGAVIHQRTPQRVAHRRADLIRDRQVIDIQSPGMQDGRFVIEVVGEAGLYIKELVSGDSGRTNPSLAGILGKDAHVTSLDVVLVEEPGSGECNGTS
- the trmY gene encoding tRNA (pseudouridine(54)-N(1))-methyltransferase TrmY, which encodes MRRFVVVGHLACTDPDFSLNDLPGAGRMDELCRCVAASLCLSHGMRKDAECWLVLLGAPKAPKTICFSGDGMRNLSPDERNIAGLIRKALALPCGTVFRESTPGVSVRKGGLAGVLAGCGCAVLDEGGEDVRKVSSLPDTFLLSDHLNFTDEEQEAIAGLPAYSLGPAVLHADQAIVVLQNEQDRRERGWI
- a CDS encoding signal recognition particle protein Srp54 produces the protein MLDSLSSSLKDALKKIAGKTVVDRAAVEELVRSLQRALLQADVNVKLVMQLSQSIKTRALEEEPPKGMNVREHVLRIVYQELVGLMGGAGKVELVPQIILMAGLQGSGKTTTTAKLARYFQRKGLKVGLVCADTFRPGAYKQLATLAGKINVPIFGDPDETDALKIVREGIKYFAGAQVVIIDTQGRHALEDELIEEIVNINEIARPEHRWLVIDAALGQQASEQARRFNEAIGIDGVLITKMDGTAKGGGALSAVSETKSGIVFIGAGETIDDLERFEPDGFISRLLGMGDLKALAEKAEEVMADEEMDVNAMLRGKFTLRDMYKQLEAVNKMGPLKQVMSMLPLGGLQIPDDAYDITSTKMDRYKVIMDSMTNVELEDPQVISGSHVQRISRGAGVSPDDVRELLKYYRTMQKALKGMRGSKFSMQRMMKRFGKMQ